The nucleotide window CTTGGCGACCAGCAGCAGCGGGCTCACCTTCAGCCCGGCGAACGCCGGGTCGCCCTTGAGCTCCTGCACCAGCCGCATGGTGCGGGTGATGTCGAAGGTGACGAACTCGGTGACGTGCGGCGCGGTGAACGCGCTGGCCACCATGGCCTGCGCGGTCGCCTTGCGGACGCCCTTGACCGGCACCCGGGTCTCCCGCGCCCCCGGCTCGACGGCCGACGGCGCCGGGGCGGGCGCCTGCGGCACCTCGGCGGGCTCGGGCGCCTGCGCCCGCCCGGCCGGCTCGGGCCGCGCCGCCGCCCGGACGTCCTCGCGGGTCACCGTGCCGTCCGGCCCGGTCGGCACCACGGCGGCCAGGTCGACCCCGAGGTCCTTGGCGAGCTTGCGCACCGGCGGCTTGGCCAGCGGGCGGACCGCCTCCTGGCCGCCCGGCCCGGCGGCCTTGGTCACCACGTCGGGGACCACGGGGGCCGGGGCGCCCTGCGGCTGCTGCTTGCGCGGCCGGCGCTTGGTGGACGAGGCGGCCACCCCGTAGCCGACGAGCACCGCCTGCCGCTTGGGCTGGGCGGGCTCCGGCTCCGGCTCGGGCGCGGGCTCCGGCTCGGCCGGCTCCGGCGCCGACTCGGCGGGGGCGCCCGCGCCGGGCTCGGTGTCCACCACGATCACCGGGGTGCCCACGTCCACCGTGGTGCCCTCGGGGAAACGGATCTCCGAGACCACCCCGTCGAAGGGGATGGGGAGTTCGACGGCGGCCTTGGCGGTCTCCACCTCGCACACGGTCTGACCGTCGGTCACCGTGTCGCCCACCGTCACGTACCACTTGAGGATCTCGGCCTCGGTGAGCCCCTCGCCCACGTCGGGCATCCTGAACTCACGGAAGCGCTGACCGGTTGCGGTCATGGTCACAGCTCTCCTCGCCCTTCAGAAGGCCAGCGCGCGGTCGACGGCGTCCAGCACACGGTCCAGATTCGGCAGGTACTCCTCCTCCAACCGGGCCGGCGGGTACGGCGAGTGGAAACCGCCCACCCGCAGCACCGGCGCCTCCAGGTGGTAGAAGCACCGCTCGGTGACCCGGGCCGCGATCTCCGCGCCCGCGCCGAAGAACACCGGTGCCTCGTGCACCACCACCAGCCGGCGGGTGCGCTCCACCGACGCCTGGACGGCGTCGAAGTCCACCGGGGAGACCGAGCGCAGGTCGAGCACCTCGATGCTGCGGCCCTCCTCCTCGGCGGCAGCGGCGGCCTCCAGGCAGACCTTGACCATCGGGCCGTAGGCCGCCAGCGTCAGATCCGTGCCGGAGCGCACCACCCGGGCCTGGTGCAGCGGGCCGGGGATCGCCCCGGTGTCCACCTCGCCCTTGTCCCAGTAGCGCCGCTTGGGCTCGAAGAAGATCACCGGGTCGTCGGACTCGATCGCCTGCTGGAGCATCCAGTAGGCGTCCGAGGAGTTCGCCGGCGAGACCACCTTCAGACCCGCCACGTGCGCGAAGAGCGCCTCCGGCGACTCGCTGTGGTGCTCCACCGCGCCGATGCCGCCGCCGTAGGGGATGCGGATCACCACGGGGAGCTTGACCTTGCCCAGCGCCCGCGCGTGCATCTTCGCCAGCTGGGTGACGATCTGGTCGTAGGCGGGGAAGACGAAGCCGTCGAACTGGATCTCCACCACCGGCCGGTAGCCGCGCAGCGCCAGCCCGATCGCGGAGCCCACGATGCCGGACTCCGCCAGCGGGGTGTCGATCACCCGCTCCTCGCCGAAGTCCTTCTGCAGGCCGTCGGTGACCCGGAAGACCCCGCCGAGCTTGCCCACGTCCTCGCCCATGACCAGGACCTTGGGGTCGGACTCCAGCGCCTTGCGCAACGAGTCGTTGATGGCCTTCGCCAGCGTCATCACCGTCATCGGGCCGCCCCTTCCTGGGTGTGCGCGGAGCTGTCGAAGGAGTCCAGGTACGCGGCGAACTCCGCGCGCTCCTCGTCGACCAGCGGGTGGCCGTCGGCGTAGACGTGCTCGAAGATCGCCATCGGGTCGGGGTCGGGCATGGCGCGGACGCCGTCCCGCACCCGCTTGGCGAGCGCGTCGCTCTCCGCCTCGACCTCGGCGTAGAAGGCGTCGTCGGCGAAGCCCTCCTTGGTCAGGTAGGTCTTCAGCCGGGCGATCGGGTCCTTCGCCGCCCACTCGGCCCGCTCCTCGTCCAGCCGGTAGCGGGTGGCGTCGTCGGAGGTGGTGTGGGCGCCCATGCGGTAGGTGAACGCCTCCACCAGCATCGGTCCGCCACCGCCGCGGGCCCGCTCCAGGGCGGCCCGGGTGACCGCGAGCACGGCCAGCACGTCGTTGCCGTCCACCCGGACGCCGGGGAAGCCGAAGCCGGCGGCGCGCTGGTAGAGCGGCACCCGGGTCTGCTTCTCGGTCGGCTCCGAGATCGCCCATTGGTTGTTCTGGCAGAAGAAGACCACCGGCGCGTTGTAAACGGCGGCGAACGTGAATGCCTCGGCGACATCGCCCTGGCTGGAAGCGCCGTCACCGAAATACGCGATCACCGCGGAGTCGGCGCCGTCCTTGGCGACCCCCATCGCGTAACCGGCTGCGTGCAGCGTCTGCGACCCGATCACGATGGTGTAGAGCTGGAAATTGTTCTCGTTCGGGTCCCAGCCGCCGTTGTTCACCCCGCGGAACATCCCGAGCAGGTTCAGCGGGTCCACCCCGCGGCACCAGGCGACGCCGTGCTCACGGTAGGTGGGGAACACGTAGTCGTCGGGGCGGGTGGCCCGGCCGGAGCCGATCTGGGCCGCCTCCTGGCCCAGCAGCGAGGCCCACAGGCCCAGCTCGCCCTGGCGCTGCAAGGTGATCGCCTCGCCGTCGAAGCGGCGGCTGAGGACCATGTCGCGGTAGAGCCCGCGCAGCTCTTCGGGCGTCAGGTCGATGGAGTACTCGTCGTGCTCGACGCGCTCACCCTCCGGGGTCAGCAACTGCACGAGATCGGGCTTGCGCCCGGCTCCCCCTCGACGCTTCGCGCCGCCGCGGCTGCTGCGCGCGGCAGTGCTCTTCACGCTCACGTCTGCTCCTCCGTCTGTCCGGCCCCCGGGATCCACCGGTGGCCTTTGGCGGCTCACCCGGCTGGGCACGGGCGCACGGGGTGGGTGCGGCACGGCCGGGCCGGGCGGTGACAGCGTCCCGGCGACGGCCTGCAAAAGAAGACGTTACCCACAACTCCCGCAATAGCGCGAAGGGGCATCTACCTGCGGTTTTGCTTGGATTTCCTAGTAAGTGGCAAGAGGCTGGCAAGACCGCGGCACCGGGACAACCGCACGGTATCCCGATGTGCCCGAACGCGTAAGAGGGTTGGAGATCGAATTGTGCGCGCGGTCGCCCGGCACCCATTTCGATACCGGGCGGACGAAACGCCCCGATCCCGGCACGGAACGACACGTCGCAGCGCGTTGATCGTTTCGCGCGCCCCGGCGTACGCCTGGAGCGCACCCCGTATGAGCGACGCTGCGAATGCATCCGGTGACGCTGAGTGATCTACCATTCGCGGCGTGTCCCTTCGTAGTCCGGCGACCACGCGGCCCTCCGACCGTCTGCTCGGCACCCTGCTGCGCCGGTACGAGGGGGCGGGGACCCCGCTGTCGTGCGAACCGGTCGCCGAGGGGCTGCTCAACCGCGGCTACCGGGTGGCCACCACCCGCGGGCGCTTCTTCCTCAAGCACTACCTCGACAAGCACCACCTGGAAGAGGGCTACTGCGACACCTCGCACCCGGCCACCATCGCCCGCCAGCACCGCGCCACGCTGCGGCTGGTGGCGCTGGGGCTGCCGGTGGCCGCGCCGCTGACGGACGCCGACGGCCGCACGGTGGCGGTGGTGGACGGACGGCGGTACGCGCTCTACCCGTGGGTGGAGGGCCACCACCGGGCGGGTACCGAGCTGAGCGCCGCGCAGTGCGTCCGCCTCGGGGCGCTGCTCGGCCTGGTGCACACCGCGCTCGCCGAGGTGCTGCCCCGGTCCCGTCCGCCGTGCGTGGTGCGTCCGCGCAACGGGGGCGCGCGGGGCCCGGGGGGCGTGCCCTGCGTACGGCCGCACCCCAGCGCCCGCCCGCAGGACACCCACGCGCTCATCGGCGAGCTGCTGCGGCTGGTCCGGGCGCACCGGCCGCGCGACCGGTTCGACGAACTCGCCGAGTTCCGCCTGCTGGAACGGCGCGCCCTGCTGGAGCACCACGCGCACCGCCGCCCCGCCGACCCGGCCGTCCGGCTCACCGGCTGGGTGCACGGCGACTTCCACCCGCTGAACCTGCTCTACCGGGGCGCCGAACCCGCCGCCATCGTCGACTGGGACCGGCTCGGGGTGCAGCCCCGCGCCGAGGAGGCGGTCCGGGCCGCGGCCATCTTCTTCCTGCGCGGCGGCGACGGCTCGCTGGACCTGGCCAAGGTCCGCGCCTACGCCCGCGCCTACCGGCGGACCGCCGGGGTGGGCGGCGCCGAGCTGGCCGCCGCCGTCCACCGGGTGTGGTGGGAACGGCTCAACGACTTCTGGATGCTGCGCTGGCGCTACGAGCGGCACGACCACCGCGCCGACCCGCTCTTCCCCGCCACGGCCGGCCTGGCGGTGTGGTGGACCCGGGAGTACCAGGCGGTGCTGGCGGCGTTCACCGAGTGACACCGGTGCCCGGACGCTCCCGCTCCGGTGTCACCCGAAGCGGCCCCGCACCGCGCGGGTGACGGACGAAGGGGCACGCGGCCCGTCCGTCCGTCACGTGTCAGCCGTTGCTCCCGGCCAGCGTGCCCTGACCGGCGTTCCCCGCCGAGCTGCCGACGGTCGATCCCGCGTTGCCGGAACCGTTGGACGCCCCGCTGTTGCCCGCGGAGGAACCGGTGGACGTGCCGCTGTTGCCCGCGGAGGAACCGGTGGACGTGCCGCTGTTGCCCGCGGAGGAACCGGTGGTCGTCCCGCTGTTGCCCGCGGAGGAACCGGTGGACGTTCCCGTGTTGCTCGAACCGGTGGTGGTGCCGCCGTTGTGCTGGCCGCCGTCGGCCGGCGGGTTGGAGGGGCTGTTGCCGGAGGTGGGCGGCGGGGAGCTGGGCTCGCGGCTGTGGTGGCCGTTGCTCGGCGGCTGGTTGTTCCAGCTGCTGCCGCCCTCGTCGCCGCTGTTCTGGTCACCGGTGGTCGGCTGGTCGCCGGCCGAGTCGCTCGCGCTGGGCTCGGTGCTCGGCGAGGAGCTGGACGACACGCTCGGGGAGACGGAGGTCGCCGGCGCCTGCTCGTGCTTCTTGGGGTTGGCCGCGGACACCGCGAACCAGACGCCGAGCGTGATCGCCACCAGCGCGGCCAGCACCAGCAGCACGGTGTTGCGGCCCCGGTTGCTGCCGCCCCGGCCGCCGCGCGGACCGCCGTCGTGGTAACCGCCGTCGCCCTCGGCGCCGCCCGGCCCCAGCAGCGTCGGCGGACGCATCTGCGCGGTCTGGCCGGCCGCCGCGTGCGGCAGCGCCGTGGTGGCCGCGGCGGCGCCGGGCAGCACGGTGGTGGCCGCCTGGACGTCCACGTAACCGGTGTCCCAGTTGCCCGTCCAGCCGCCGCGCTCGCCCAGCATGCGCAGCGCGTAGTGGAGCACGCCGAGCATCTCCTCGGCGCTCTGGAAGCGGTCGTCCGGGTCCTTGGCCAGCGACCGCAGCACCAGCCCGTCCAGCTCCGGCGGCACCCGCCCGTTGACCTGCGACGGGACCTGCGGGTTGTCCTGGACGTGCTGGTAGACCACCGACAGCGGGGTCTCACCGGTGAACGGCGGGCGCAGCGTCAGCAGCTCGTACAGCAGGCAGCCGGTGGCGTACAGGTCGCTGCGGTGGTCGACGGTCTTGCCGAGCGCCTGCTCCGGGGAGAGGTACTGCGGGGTGCCCATCACCATGCCGGTCTGGGTCATGGTGTTGGAGGCGCCGTGCAGGGCGCGGGCGATGCCGAAGTCCATCACCTTGACGTTGCCCGCGTCGGTGATGATCACGTTGGCGGGCTTGATGTCGCGGTGCACGATGCCGTGCTGGTGGCTGTAGGCCAGCGCCTCCAGCACCCCGGAGACGATGACCAGCGCCTGGTCGACCGGGGGTGCCTCGGACTCCAGCAGCAGGTCGCGGATGGTGCGCCCCTCGCACAGCTCCATGACGATGTAGGGGACGACGTTGCCGCCGATCCGGTCCTCGCCGGAGTCGTAGACGGCGACCACCGCGTGGTGGTTGAGCCCGGCCACGGACTGCGCCTCACGCGTGAAGCGCTTCTTGGAGACCGGGTCCTCGGCGAGGTCGCTGCGGAGCAGCTTGACCGCCACGGTACGCCCGAGGCGCACGTCCTCGGCCGCGAAGACCTCGGCCATGCCACCGCGCCCGAGGCGCCTGGTGAGCCGGTAGCGCCCGTCGCCGATCACCGCGCCCACGCCCAGCAGTTCCACCGAGTCGTACGATCGGGCCCGGTGAGCCGAGGACTCCTCAGGGTCGCCGGAGCCCCGCGTCTGGTCCATCAGTCCTCGCCGTCGCTCATCGCCTCGTACAGGTGCCGGTCCCTGTGCCAGTTCCTCGGTACAGCCTCGCACCGGATTCAGGGGTGGTACGAAGATGCACGCTACCGCGTCTTCGGCCACGGCAGGGAAGCCGAGGACCGGACAACCCCGCCCGTAAGGCGCTCACCTGCGCAAACCAAGCGGCGCCCGGATGCGGACGGAAAGCGCCGCGAACACGATGGCGCCGGGCCGCGCGCCGGTGCTTCACAGTTCCGAAACGGTTTGCCGGTCATCCGGTGACGGAACGGTCATGCAACTTGACGGCGGTGCCCTGACCGGCAGACTTGGCGGGCAGGCTGAAGATCGGTGTCTTGTGCGCACGGTTCCGCGACGGTCCGGTGCGCCCGAGGGGAAGCGGTTACATGAGCGGGGACGCGCCGGGCGGCTTCTCGGGCGCTACGGTGGGCGGTGGCCGCTACCGGCTGCGCAGCCTGCTCGGCGAGGGCGGGATGGCCTCCGTCCACTACGGCTACGACACCGTGCTGGAACGCCCGGTGGCGGTGAAGACCCTCCACAGCGAGCTGGGCCGCGAGGCGTCCTTCCGGGAACGCTTCCGCCGCGAGGCGATGGCCGTCGCCCGGCTCAACCACACCAACATCGTCTCGGTCTACGACTCCGGCGAGGACGAGTTCGACGGGCGCTCGGTGCCGTTCATCGTCATGGAGCTGGTGGACGGCAAGCCGCTGCGCCAGGTGCTCGACGAGGACGTGGCGCGGTACGGCGCGATGCCGGCCGAGAAGGCGCTGAAGATCACCGGTGACGTGCTCGCCGCGCTCTCGGCCAGCCACGAGATGGGCCTGGTCCACCGGGACATCAAGCCCGGCAACGTGATGCTGACCAAGCGCGGCGTGGTCAAGGTCATGGACTTCGGCATCGCCCGCGCCCTCCAGTCGGGGGCGGCCTCGATGACCCAGACCGGGATGGTGGTGGGCACCCCGCAGTACCTGTCGCCGGAGCAGGCCCTCGGGCGCGGCGTGGACGCCCGCTCCGACCTGTACTCGGTCGGCTGCATGCTCTTCGAGCTGGTCACCGGGGGGCTGCCGTTCGACGGCGACTCCCCGCTGTCCATCGCCTACCAGCACGTGCAGGAGGAGCCGCCGGTCGCCTCGTCGGTCAACCGGTCGCTGCCGGCCGCGGTGGACGCGCTGATCTCCCGGGCGCTGCGGAAGAACCCGGACGAGCGCTTCCCCAGCGCGGACGCGATGCAGGAGGAGTGCGAGCGGATCGCGGCGGCGCTCAAGGGCGGGGCCACGCCGCTGGTGATATCCGAGGGCCCGCGGGCGCACCACGGCACCCCGACGCCCGCCGCCCCGTTCGCCGGATTCCCCCCGGCCACGCCGACCGTGCCGTCGGCCGAGGTGCCCGCCCCGGCGCCGTACCCGGCCCCGCCGGGAGGGTACGGCCATCCGCAGCCCGGCTACCCGCAACCCGCCCAGCCCGGACCCGGTTACCGGACGCCGCCGCCCGCCCCGGGTCCCGGGGGGTACCCGACCGCACCGGTGGCCGGTCCGCGGTCCGGTGCCGGGTCCGGTCCCCGGTCCAGGGGGCTCCGCCTGCCGCTGGTCCTCGTCGGCGCCGTGGTGATCATCGTCGCCGCCGCCGTGATCGCGGCCGTCTCCTTCCTCGTCCCCGGCAAGAAGGCCGTCGCCCAGGACCCGGTGCGCAGCGCCACGTCGTCGGCCGGCGGCGACGACCAGGTCAAGCAGGGCGACCCCAGCCGCACCATCGAACAGGCGCAGTGCGCCAACCCCACCAAGAGCTTCACCACACCGGGCAAAGTGATCATCCCGGACTTCAGCCACCTGTACATCGACTCGGTGCTGGAGTGCCTGGACGCCGGGCACTGGGCCTACACCCTGAAGTCCACCAACGAACACCTGTGGGGCAAGGGCGTGGTGATCGCCCAGTCGCCGCTGCCCAACACCGACTTCAACCCGGACGGCAAGATCACGCTGTGGGTCTCCACCGGCAGGTCGTCGCAGTAGCCGGCGGACGACGCGGAACGTGGAAGGGCCGCCACCCGTGACGGGTGGCGGCCCTTCGCGTCACCGCGATCGGCTCGGTTACAGGTACGGACCGCTGCGGACGGCACCGGGGTGCTCGACGCCGTCCTCCTCACGGCCACCGGCCATCCCGGCGGGCAGCGCGCGGCGCATCTGCTCCAGCTGGGCGCGGGCCGCCATCTGCTGGGCGAAGAGCGCGGTCTGGATGCCGTGGAAGAGCCCTTCCAGCCAGCCGACCAACTGGGCCTGGGCGATGCGCAGTTCGGCCTCGCTCGGCACGTTCTCCTCGGTGAACGGCAAGGAGAGCCGCTCCAGCTCCTCGACCAGCTCGGGGGCGAGCCCCTGCTCCAGCTCCTTGACCGAGCTGGCGTGGATCTCCTTCAGGCGCACCCGGCTCGCCTCGTCCAGAGGTGCCGCGCGCACTTCTTCGAGCAGCTGCTTGATCATGCTGCCGATGCGCATGACCTTGGCGGGCTGCTCGACCATCTCGGTTACCGGCAGCTCCCGGGCCTCGCCGTCCTCGCCGCCGTTCCGGCTGCCGCCGCCAAGGGCCATTCCGTCCGGGCCGACGACCAGGACGTGCGGGCTCTCGGCTTGCGACCGTTCGTTCATCGGCATCTCCATGCGGCCATTGTCTCGTACACCTGACTCATCAAGGGTGTGCCCCGGGCAACCGGTGATCCACCCTCCGGTACGCCGGTGGACGCCCCCGCGCGCGAGCCCCGCGCGCCCCGCGCGGAGGCCGCCGGGAGCGGGACGGGTCAGGGGCGGCGCAACCGCAGGGCCATGGCGCCGATGCCCAGGCCGAGCAGGGCGAGCCCGGTGCCGAAGGGCAGCAGGCTGACCGGACGGCGCCGGGGCAGGGCCGCCTCCGCCCGCCCCTCGGCGGTGGCCGTCCCGGACTCGGGCGCCGCCGTACGCGGCTCGGCCGCCCCGCCCCCGGGGACGGGCTCGCGGGGGCGGGGCGGGGCGGTGGGGCCGGGGAGGGCGGGCTGCGGTTCCGCCGGGGCCGGCCGGACCACCCGGCCTTCCAGGGCGTCCGCGCCGGGGCCGCCGGGGGCGCCGTGCTCCCGGGCCGGACGGTGGTGGCGCCCGGTCACCGCGGCGGGGTCGTGCGGCTGCCGGCCGGTCCGGGCGGCCCCGTCGGCCGGAGGCTCCCGCCGCTGGTGGGGGCGGTGCGGAACGAGGTCGTCGTCAGGCGCCCGCTGCTCCCGGTCCGGCGCGTCGTACCGGGGGTCGTACCGGCCGTCGTCCGGATCGGCGCCGGGGTCGACGTCCGGGAGGATGACCGGGTCCTGGTCGGGGTCGGTGGGCGGATCGTCGACGGCCCCGGCGGCGTGGTGGTGGGGCATCCGTGGCGTGGCGGGGCGCGCGGGACGCCCCGGACGCGCCAGGTGCCGCGCGTGCTCCGGCCGCACCGCCGGCACGGCCGCCGCCAGCAACTCCGCCTCGTCCGCCCCGCGCCCGGGGTGGCTGCGCCCCTCCCCGGCCCGGTTCCCGGCGAGCCCGGCGTAGCCGCCGGTCAGGGCGCGGTCGGTGTGCTCGCGGTGGGCGGCGCGGGAGCCGTGCGTCCGGGGCGCCGCGAAGGCGCGTCCCGGAACCGGCTCCGGGGTCCGCTCCGGCACCGCCGCCCAGCTGCGCGGGGCCGGCCACGCCGTCACGGCCAGGGTGAGCAGCACCCCGATGACCGCGGCCAGCAGCCCGAGGTACCCGGCGGCGAGCCCGCCCCGGCAGGACCGGCACGGCCCCCGGAAGCGACACGAGCAACGCGTTCCGGACGCGGTCGCTGTCGTCCTCACGGCCACCACCACCGCCTTCCCGGGGGACGGGTCGTCCTGTGCCACGTGTGCTGGCAGCGTCACACGTGGTGACGGAGCCGGCATCCGGGAAGCGGCGTTCGGGGGAGGGGGAGGAGGCGGGGGGCGGCGAGGGTCAGCGGTCAGCGGGTCAGCGGTCAGCGGGCCAGCGGGTCAGGACGACCTTGCCGACGTGGTCACTGGCCTCCACCACCCGGTGGGCGTCGGCCGCCCGCGGCAACGGCAGGGTGCGGTCGACGACCGGCCGCACCCGGCCCTCCTCCACCAGCGGCCACACGTGCTCGCGTACGGCGGCCACGATCGCCGCCTTCTCCGCCAGCGGACGGCCGCGCAGCGAGGTGGCGGCGATCGCGGCGCGCTTGGCGAGCAGCTTGCCGAGGTCGAGTTCGGCCTTGCTGCCGCCCTGGAGGCCGATGACGGCCAGGCGGCCGTTGACGGCGAGCGCGTCGACGTTGGCGGCCAGGTACTTCGCCCCGATGATGTCGAAGATCACGTCGGCTCCGGCGCCGTCGGTGGCCTCGCGGATCTCGGCGACGAAGTCCTGTTCGCGGTAGTTGATCAGGATGTCGGCGCCGAGTTCGCGGCAGCGTTCCAGCTTGTCGGCGCTGCCCGCGGTGACCGCGACCCGGGCGCCGACCGCCTTGGCGAGCTGGATGGCCATCGTTCCGATGCCGCTGGCGCCGCCGTGCACCAGCAGGGTCTCGTCCGGACGCAGGTGGGCCACCATGAACACGTTGGACCAGATGGTGCAGACCACCTCCGGCAGCGCGGCGGCCCGCGTCAGGTCCACCCCGCGCGGCACCGGCAGCAACTGGCCGGCCGGGACGGCGACCTGCTCGGCGTAACCGCCGCCGGCCAGCAGCGCGCACACCTCGTCGCCCACGGCCCACCCCGACACGCCCTCGCCGAGCCGGGTGATCCGTCCCGCGCACTCCAGCCCCGGGTACTCGGGGGCGCCCGGCGGGGGCGGGTAGAAGCCCTGGCGTTGCAGGAGATCGGCCCGGTTGACGGCGCTGGCGGCCACCTCGACCACCACTTCGCCCGGACCGGGTACGGGGTCGGGCACCTCGGCCCAGACCAACGCGTCGGGACCGCCGAACTCGGGAATCGTGATCGCGTACATGTGCGCGAGGCTACTCCGGGCCGACGCGGGGCGCGGGGCGGCCACCGCTCACCAGCCCAGCCGCAGCACCTCCACCACCGCCCCGGCCGCCGCCCCGCCCGGCGGGATCACCGCCATCCCGTCCGCCGCGGCGAGACCGCGCAGCATGGCGGGCCCGTGGAACCCCAACGGCCTTGCCGTTCCGGCATGTTCGGGCACCGAGGCGACCGGCACCAGCCGGGTGTCGGTACGGTGGCCGGGAACCTCCTCGGCCAGACGCGCGGTGTGCTCGGGGTGCGGGTGGGCCGGCCGGCCGGCGAGGGCGCGCAGCACGGGTACGAGCAGCGTGACGACCCCGGCCACCGCCGCCAGCGGGTTGCCGGGCAGGCCGACCAGCGGACGCCCGTCCGGCAGCAGCGCCAGCAGCATCGGGTGGCCCGGACGCACCGCGACCCCGTCGACCAGCAGCCGGGCGCCGATCCGGCGCAGCACCGGGTGGACGAAGTCGACCGGCCCGGCGGCGGTACCTCCGGTGGTGACCACGACGTCGGCGGTGCTGCCGGTCACGGCGCGCCGGAGCGCCTCCGCGTCGTCGCCGACGGTACGCACCTGCCGTACCCCGGCGCCGAGCGCCGCGAGCCAGGGCGGCAGCAACGGCCCGAGCGCGTCCCGCACCCGGCCGTCCCGTGGCGGACCGGAGCGCAGCAACTCGTCCCCGAGCACGAGCACGTCCGCCTCCGGCCGGGGTACCACCGCCACCTCGTCGTACCCGGCGGCGGCGGCCAGCCCCGCGATCGCCGGGGTCACCATGCGGCCCGCGGCCATCAGGAGGTCACCGGCCCGGCACTCCTGGCCGCGCGGCCGGATGTCCTGGCCGGGACGGGGCGGCCGGCCGGCGTGCAGCGTCCCGCCGTCGGCGTCCGGCTCGACGCGGCCGTCCTCCCGGCGGACCACGGCGGTGGCCCCCTCGGGTACGGCGGCCCCGGTCGCGATCCGTACCGCCTCCCCCTCGCCCAACGCCCCGGCGGCCCGCTGCCCCGCCAGCACCTGCCCCCGCACCCGCCACGGCCCCGCCCCGGCCACCGCCCACCCGTCCATCGCCGAGGTGTCGAACGCCGGCAGATCGGTCCGCGCCGTCAACTCCCGCGCCAACACCCTCCCCACCGCCTCCCCCAACCCAACCCCCCGCCCCGCCAACACCCCGACCGCCCCGGAAGCCACCCGCCGAGCCTCCGGGAAGGGCAGTGCGCTTCCGTGATGCGGGGTGTCCGCTCCGCGGGGCGGCGCGGGTGACGGAGGGGGTGGGGCGGGGGCGACCGGGGTGGCGTCGGGGCGTACCGGGGCGGCGGGGCCCGCCGGGGCCGCCGGGGGGACGTCGGACGACGCCGGGACGGTCGGGACGCGGTCGGACGCTGCCGGAACGGCCGGTGCCACCGGGGGGTCGGGGCGGGGGTTCACGACCGGCGCCCGGTGCGACGAGTGGCCTCCGGCGCGGCGTGGGGTGGGAGGTTGGGGGTGTCGGAATCGGCAGCGGTGCGGGAGAACGCTTCGGCGGAGGAATCCGTAGAGCCCGAATCAGCCCCGGCACCGGAGTCCACCCCAGCCGAGGAATCCGTGGACCCTGAATCGGCCCCGGCACGGGAGATCACCTCAGCAGACGGACCCGTGGACCCCTCATCCGTCCCCGCACGGGAAGCCGGTCCGCCCGGCGATTCCGGCGCCGCCGCACTCGCACCGGTGCCGGAGAAAGCCTCAGCCGGCGATCCCGGGGAATCCGCGCCCGCCCCGGCGCAGGAGACCACCCCAGCCGAGCGATCCGCGGCGCCCGAATCCGCCCCGGCACCGGAGACCACCTCAGCCGAGGGATCCGTGGAGCCCGAATCGGCCCCGGCATCGGTAGCGGCCTTGGCCGAGGGGGCCGTTCTCGGGGTGGGGGGCTCGGTGGGCCAGTGGTGGGCGAGGGCGGTGGCCTTGCGGAGCGCTTCCGCCACCGCGTCGGGGCCGCCGCCGGCGTGGGCCGCGGCGTAGCCGACGAGGAAGGTGGTCAGCGGGGCGGCGGGGCGGGCGACCTGGTGGGCCGCGTCGCGGGCGAGGTCGAGCAGGGCGGCGGTGTCGACGTCCAGGTCGATCCCGAGTTCCGTCTTG belongs to Streptantibioticus cattleyicolor NRRL 8057 = DSM 46488 and includes:
- the pdhA gene encoding pyruvate dehydrogenase (acetyl-transferring) E1 component subunit alpha yields the protein MSVKSTAARSSRGGAKRRGGAGRKPDLVQLLTPEGERVEHDEYSIDLTPEELRGLYRDMVLSRRFDGEAITLQRQGELGLWASLLGQEAAQIGSGRATRPDDYVFPTYREHGVAWCRGVDPLNLLGMFRGVNNGGWDPNENNFQLYTIVIGSQTLHAAGYAMGVAKDGADSAVIAYFGDGASSQGDVAEAFTFAAVYNAPVVFFCQNNQWAISEPTEKQTRVPLYQRAAGFGFPGVRVDGNDVLAVLAVTRAALERARGGGGPMLVEAFTYRMGAHTTSDDATRYRLDEERAEWAAKDPIARLKTYLTKEGFADDAFYAEVEAESDALAKRVRDGVRAMPDPDPMAIFEHVYADGHPLVDEERAEFAAYLDSFDSSAHTQEGAAR
- a CDS encoding phosphotransferase, which translates into the protein MSLRSPATTRPSDRLLGTLLRRYEGAGTPLSCEPVAEGLLNRGYRVATTRGRFFLKHYLDKHHLEEGYCDTSHPATIARQHRATLRLVALGLPVAAPLTDADGRTVAVVDGRRYALYPWVEGHHRAGTELSAAQCVRLGALLGLVHTALAEVLPRSRPPCVVRPRNGGARGPGGVPCVRPHPSARPQDTHALIGELLRLVRAHRPRDRFDELAEFRLLERRALLEHHAHRRPADPAVRLTGWVHGDFHPLNLLYRGAEPAAIVDWDRLGVQPRAEEAVRAAAIFFLRGGDGSLDLAKVRAYARAYRRTAGVGGAELAAAVHRVWWERLNDFWMLRWRYERHDHRADPLFPATAGLAVWWTREYQAVLAAFTE
- a CDS encoding dihydrolipoamide acetyltransferase family protein, which translates into the protein MTATGQRFREFRMPDVGEGLTEAEILKWYVTVGDTVTDGQTVCEVETAKAAVELPIPFDGVVSEIRFPEGTTVDVGTPVIVVDTEPGAGAPAESAPEPAEPEPAPEPEPEPAQPKRQAVLVGYGVAASSTKRRPRKQQPQGAPAPVVPDVVTKAAGPGGQEAVRPLAKPPVRKLAKDLGVDLAAVVPTGPDGTVTREDVRAAARPEPAGRAQAPEPAEVPQAPAPAPSAVEPGARETRVPVKGVRKATAQAMVASAFTAPHVTEFVTFDITRTMRLVQELKGDPAFAGLKVSPLLLVAKALLVAVKRNPQINAAWDEERQEIVHKHYVNLGIAAATPRGLIVPNIKDAHDKTLPQLAAALGDLVTTAREGRTSPADMQGGTLTITNVGVFGVDTGTPILNPGESAILAFGAVKEQPWVHKGKVKPRQVTTLALSFDHRLVDGELGSKVLADVAAVLEQPKRLMTWA
- a CDS encoding alpha-ketoacid dehydrogenase subunit beta codes for the protein MTVMTLAKAINDSLRKALESDPKVLVMGEDVGKLGGVFRVTDGLQKDFGEERVIDTPLAESGIVGSAIGLALRGYRPVVEIQFDGFVFPAYDQIVTQLAKMHARALGKVKLPVVIRIPYGGGIGAVEHHSESPEALFAHVAGLKVVSPANSSDAYWMLQQAIESDDPVIFFEPKRRYWDKGEVDTGAIPGPLHQARVVRSGTDLTLAAYGPMVKVCLEAAAAAEEEGRSIEVLDLRSVSPVDFDAVQASVERTRRLVVVHEAPVFFGAGAEIAARVTERCFYHLEAPVLRVGGFHSPYPPARLEEEYLPNLDRVLDAVDRALAF
- a CDS encoding protein kinase domain-containing protein, which encodes MDQTRGSGDPEESSAHRARSYDSVELLGVGAVIGDGRYRLTRRLGRGGMAEVFAAEDVRLGRTVAVKLLRSDLAEDPVSKKRFTREAQSVAGLNHHAVVAVYDSGEDRIGGNVVPYIVMELCEGRTIRDLLLESEAPPVDQALVIVSGVLEALAYSHQHGIVHRDIKPANVIITDAGNVKVMDFGIARALHGASNTMTQTGMVMGTPQYLSPEQALGKTVDHRSDLYATGCLLYELLTLRPPFTGETPLSVVYQHVQDNPQVPSQVNGRVPPELDGLVLRSLAKDPDDRFQSAEEMLGVLHYALRMLGERGGWTGNWDTGYVDVQAATTVLPGAAAATTALPHAAAGQTAQMRPPTLLGPGGAEGDGGYHDGGPRGGRGGSNRGRNTVLLVLAALVAITLGVWFAVSAANPKKHEQAPATSVSPSVSSSSSPSTEPSASDSAGDQPTTGDQNSGDEGGSSWNNQPPSNGHHSREPSSPPPTSGNSPSNPPADGGQHNGGTTTGSSNTGTSTGSSAGNSGTTTGSSAGNSGTSTGSSAGNSGTSTGSSAGNSGASNGSGNAGSTVGSSAGNAGQGTLAGSNG